The genomic DNA GCGGCGCTCGGTGGCGGGTGAAGGGTAGCGACCGCCACCCTTTCGCCGGCGGTTCGCCACCGGTCCGGCGCGGCATTCCCCAGGGTTTGTCGACGTATCCGCTTGGCATGCGGCTCGCTGAGGCGCACGTGGCGTGGGCCACGCCGCACACGCCTTCCCGGAACCGGAGCGCTCCCGCTCTGCTCGGCGAGGGCGACGACGCGCCTGTGCCGCGCAAGCGCTGGGCCTGGCTTCTGGCACACGTGTTCGCCGCGGACCTCGAAAATCATCCCCGCTGCTCCGGGCCGGCCATGGGCTTCGCGCGTCGGGTGGCGGCTGCCGCCGGCGGAAACGACGCCGCCACCCACGCGCCGCCGCCATGTAGCGGGAATCCTTCGCGTGCGCGATCGGCACGCGGATTGCGCTTGCGAGCGTCGTGTCCGTCAAGCCGACGTATTCGCGGCGCCGGCCGGAGGCGAGCGCCTTGCACAGGGTCGTGCGCGAAAACCTGCGCACGCTCTACGAAGCCGCGGAGCACGGCTTCGCCGCGCCGCTGCCCGGCTTCGTACGCGCCGAGCTCGAGGGCTATGTCGATTGCGGGATCCTGGCGCGAGGATTTTCTGTACTCGCTTGCTGCGATTGCCGGAAGCAGAAGGCCGTGGCGTTTTCGTGCAAGGGGCGCGCCTTTTGCCCGGCTTGCCTGGGCAGGCGCATGGCGGCGGGCGCCGCCGACCTCGTGGATCACATTCTGCCAAATGACGCCCCGCTCCGGCAATTCGTCCTGACGTTGCCGTTCGAGCTGCGCGCGCGGCTCGCGTACGACGCCAAGCTGCTTGGAGCCGTGAGCCGCACGTTCGTGGACTCCGTGCTGGGCTGGTATCGCCACAAGATGCGCGACCGCGGCATCAAGGGCGGCAAGAGCGGCGCCGTCACCGCGGTGCAGCGCGTCAGCTCGGACTTCCGACTGAATCCCCATTTCCACACACTCGGACTGGACGGTGTGTTCGCCGAAGAAGGCCGGCGAACTGGCGTTCCATGCGCTCCCCTTCCTCACCAACGACGACGTCGCCGACGTGCTCCAGATCGCACGCACGCGCATCATTGCGCTCCTGCGACGCAAGGGTGTGATCTCGGACGACGACGAGCGGCGCGAGCGTCGTCACCGCGGACGCGACGCTCGCAGACACGGAGCCCGCGCTTGCCGAGCTCGCAGTGGCGTCCACCCTGGGCGCCGTTCCCGCCGGTCCCGCGTTGCACCGACGAGATCCCATCAAGCTACGAGCCGATAGCGAGCTCATGCACACCAAAGCCCTGTGCGCCGCCGAGCACGGCTTCACGTTGCACGCCGCGACTACCGCGAGCGCAGGCGACACCGCGGGAAGAGAGGCCCTCTGCAAGTACATCCTGCGCCCGCCGATCGCCCAGGATCGCATCCAGCTCGTCGCCGACGACCTGGTGAGGCTGACCCTGAAGAAACCGTTCAGCGATGGAACTTTTGCAATCGATCTAGACCCTCTGTCCTTTCTGGCGCGGCTCGCGACGGCCGTGCATCCTCCGCGTTTCAATACCGTCAGGTACAGTGGAGTTCTTGCGGCCGCCAGCAAATGGAGATCGCGCGTCGTTCCGCCGCCACCACCGATCGACGAGAAGGCGGACGACGACTGCGCGACATGCACCGCGAAGAAAGACAAGCCGCCCACGCATCGCTGCGGATATCGGCCGTGGAAAGCCTTGCTCCGGCGCAGTTTCAAAATCGACGTCGAGCTCTGTGAATGCGGCGGCCGCATGAAGATCAAGGCGCTCGTCATGACCAGCGCTGGCATCGACCGATACCTCCGCTGGCTCGGCGAGCCGACCGATCCGCCGACGCTCGCCCCGCCAGGGGCCCGCCGTTCTTCAAGAGCGTCGTCATCCGCCGCAAGCTCGGTGAGCCGGTGCAGGCGGAGCTGTTCGCCACGCATTGACGCGCGCTCGAGATGGCAGGATCCGCCCGCGCCAGCCCCGCGCCAGCCCCGCGCCAGCGGTCAACCGGCGGTCAACCGGCGATGACGACGCGCCGACCGCTGAACACGGTGGCGACGAGCCTCGCGTCGAGCCGGATCGTGACGTAGGCTACCCTCCAAGGCCGGGAGAAGACGTGGAGCAGCAAAGAGGGGGCCGTTCATATCACCTACGCGCGCATCCCGCGCGCCCCGGAGGTCGAAGGACGTGGAGCAGGCGGCCGTGCGCGGGGTTTTGCGGCCGGCTCCACGACTCGAAGCACGATTCGATAGGTCGCCCCGGGCTCCAGAACCAGCTCGCGCACTTCCCTCTGCTTCTCGTGCCGCGCGACGATGCGCCGAGTGCCGGGCAGCACCCAGTGTTCGCCGGCAGGGGCGAGCTCTTCGTCCACTCGCAGCTCACACGGCGCGGGCTCACAACTCAGCTGCAGCCGCCCCAGGTGTGGCGCGGCTTGCGACAGGGCCTCTCTGGCCGCTGCGAGCAACTCCGCGCCCGTCGTCTGGCGTTCGATGGCTCGACGGCTGGCACGCGCGACCAGGAGATGGTCGCTGGCTTTGCGCCCAGCGGCGATGGCGTTTCGCAAGGCATCTTCGCTGGGCGCGAGCTTGTCGGCTCGCAGGAATGCCTGCGCGGCATTGGCGTAGTCGGCTCGCTCGTACAGCTTCAAACCCAGCTCGAACTCCGCCGCCGCTCCTCTACCCGTGGTTCGTCCGCGTGCGCCGCCCGAGGGAAAAGTGTCAGGGCCAGGACGAGACCAAAAACGACCGAAGCAGAGCGCTCTTCTGTGCGGTCACTTGGGCTACCATGAGGTCATGAAAGGCCGCACCTCGGTGAGCGTCGGTCTCGGGGCGTTGCTCGGGATCCAAGGGTGCGCGCTGTTGGTCGATCTACCCGAGGGCAGCGACTCCGTGAACACGGGCGGTGCTGCCTCGGGCGGGGCCGCGTCCGGTGGGGCCGCGTCGGGCGGAAGTGCAGGAACGAGCGCAGGGTGCAAGGTCGCCTGCGACTGCGACGACGACGGTGCCAAGAGTGAGTCTTGTGCCGGCACGGACTGCGCTGACGATGACCCGGAAGTGCATCCAGGTCAATCGGCCTACATGCTCACACCGAGCAAGAATCCCAAGATCGGTTTCGATTTCGACTGCTCGGTTCTGCTGATCGTGAGTTCACCACGCCGCTCGAGTGCGTAGGACTCTCGCTGACCAAGTGCGACTCCGTCTCGCAGGGGTTTCTAGAGTCACTGCCCGAGTGTGGCCAGCAGGGCGAATGGGGGACTTGCAAAGCGGGTAGCGTGGTCTGCGAGAAGGACGTGCTGCAGATGAAGACGATGGCGTGCAAGTGAGCGACCGTCTCTCGCTGGCGCCATCCGACTGCCAGTGAGTTTCGGGCCGGGTGCCGAGGTCGAGGGCGAAGCTCGAGTGACCGTGTGTCAGCAGACATGTCAGACACCGGGGCGAGCACAAACGGCTTGCAACTGGCTGGTCTCTCCGCGCGAGGGTGTCGGTGGCATACGGCGAAGCGCGGCGATCTGGGAGCAAGACGTCCTGGAACGAGAGCTGCAAGTGCGTCCACTCGGAGGTCTGCTCATGCCGCTTCGCTGCCCGTCTCGTGGTTCGTCATCGTGGTTCGCCGGTCGGATAGCCGGCGCACTCTTCGGCCTTCTCGTGCTGGGCGCTGACTCCGGCCTGCGCCGTCGAGGCGCTCGACGAACAGGCGTTCGACGCCGAACCAATCGACACGGAGGGATTGGCCGTCGGAGTCGGCTGCGACACGAAGCTCGTCAACTTCCAGCTCGCAGGCAGCTCCCATCAGGTGCACGAAGTCCGGAGCGACTACACCTGGCACAAGGTCAACCCGTGCCTCGAGCAGCTGCAAGGCGCCGCTGGGAAGGACGGCCCCGCG from Myxococcales bacterium includes the following:
- a CDS encoding transposase; this encodes MHAATTASAGDTAGREALCKYILRPPIAQDRIQLVADDLVRLTLKKPFSDGTFAIDLDPLSFLARLATAVHPPRFNTVRYSGVLAAASKWRSRVVPPPPPIDEKADDDCATCTAKKDKPPTHRCGYRPWKALLRRSFKIDVELCECGGRMKIKALVMTSAGIDRYLRWLGEPTDPPTLAPPGARRSSRASSSAASSVSRCRRSCSPRIDARSRWQDPPAPAPRQPRASGQPAVNRR